AGCGAAACTATGATGAATTCCATTACGAACATATTAAACACGTATTGACCTTCTATGGACCTATTTTTGGATTTTAGAGCTTGGAATTTCCAGTTTTCTATTGACAAAATATCCTGAAAGGTATAGGATAGAGGTACTAATACTCGGAGGTAAGGGAGACATGAACAACTAAGTCTATCAAATAAATAACCTTTATTTAGTAGATCTTGTTTTTGTCTCTTTTTGTGTACTCTTTTATGCTCTTTTTCTGGCATTTTATACTTAATGAAAATCAAAGAGCAAACTAGGAAGCTAGCCACAGGTTGCTCAAAGTACTGCTTTGAGGTTGTAGATAAGACTGACGAAGTCAGTTACATATATCTACGGTAAGGCGACGCTGACGTGGTTTGAAGAGATTTTCGAAGAGTATTAATAGAGTTTTTATGACATAGACTTTGGCTCTACTAGGTAAAGTAGAGTTTTTTGTTATGCACTATCGACATTCTAGAAAGGGCAATTATATGATAAAAATCAATCACCTGACCATCACACAAAACAAAGATTTGCGAGACCTTGTCTCTGACTTAAACATAACCATCCAGGATGGGGAAAAGGTAGCTATTATTGGAGAGGAAGGAAATGGCAAATCGACCTTGATTAAAACTTTAATGGGGGAAGCTTTGCCTGATTTCACTATAAAGGGAGACATCCAGTCTGACTATCAGTCACTGGCCTATATTCCTCAAAAACTCCCCGAGGACCTGAAAAAGAGAAGTCTACACGACTACTTCTTTTTAGATTCTCTTGATTTAGACTACAGTATCCTCTATCGTTTGGCTGAGGAATTGCATTTTGATAGCGATCGCTTCGCTAGCGACCAAAATATTGGCAGTCTATCAGGGGGCGAAGCTTTGAAAATTCAGCTCATCCATGAGTTAGCTAAACCCTTTGAGATTCTATTTTTAGATGAACCTTCAAATGACCTAGACCTTGAGACGGTTGATTGGCTAAAAGGTCAAATTCACAAGACTCGGCAAACTGTTCTTTTCATCTCCCATGATGAGGACTTTCTGTCTCAAACGGCCGATACTATTGTCCACTTGCGACTAGTCAAGCACCGTAAAGAAGCAGAAACGTTAGTAGAGCATTTAGACTATGATCGCTATAGTGAGCAGAGAAAGGCTAATTTTGCCAGACAAAGCCAGCAAGCTGCTAACGACCAGAGATCCTATGACAAAACCATGGAAAAACATCGGCGAGTCAAGCAAAATGTAGAAACTGCGCTTCGAGCTACCAAAGACAGTACTGCCGGTCGCCTATTGGCCAAAAAAATGAAAACTGTTCTCTCTCAAGAAAAACGCTTTGAAAAGGAAGCTCAGTCCATGACCCAAAAGCCACTTGAAGAGGAAGAAATTAGACTTTTTTTCTCAGATATACAACCATTACCAGCATCTAAAGTCTTAATCCAACTGGAAAAGGAAAGTTTGTCCATTGACGACCGTGTTTTGGCTCAAGAACTACAACTAACGGTCCGTGGGCAAGAAAAAATCGGTATCGTCGGCCCAAATGGTGTTGGAAAATCAACTCTATTAGCCAAGTTACAACAACTTCTGAATGATAAAAAAGAGATTTCCCTTGGTTATATGCCACAAGATTACCACAAAAAACTGCAATTGGATCTATCACCAATAGCCTACCTCAGCAAAACTGGAGAAAAAGAGGAACTTCAGAAAATCCAATCTCATCTAGCTAGTCTCAATTTCAGTTATCCAGAAATGCAGCATCAAATTCGCTCCTTATCTGGCGGACAACAAGGCAAACTCCTGCTTTTGGATTTAGTCTTGCGCAAACCAAACTTTCTCCTGCTGGATGAACCTACACGAAACTTTTCTCCCACTTCTCAACCCCAAATCAGAAAACTCTTTGCCACTTATCCAGGTGGTCTCATCACTGTTTCGCATGACCGTCGTTTCTTAAAAGAGGTCTGTTCAATCATCTATCGCTTAACAGAACATGGTTTGGAGCTAGTTAATTTAGAAGATGTATAAATTTGTGACATAGTAAAAATCCAGAGACAATCTCTGGATCTTTTTTACATCTGTTTTAATCGTTCAATCCGTTCTGAGATAGGTGGGTGGGTATAAAAGAGTTTTTGGAGCCCT
This window of the Streptococcus sp. 116-D4 genome carries:
- a CDS encoding ATP-binding cassette domain-containing protein; this translates as MHYRHSRKGNYMIKINHLTITQNKDLRDLVSDLNITIQDGEKVAIIGEEGNGKSTLIKTLMGEALPDFTIKGDIQSDYQSLAYIPQKLPEDLKKRSLHDYFFLDSLDLDYSILYRLAEELHFDSDRFASDQNIGSLSGGEALKIQLIHELAKPFEILFLDEPSNDLDLETVDWLKGQIHKTRQTVLFISHDEDFLSQTADTIVHLRLVKHRKEAETLVEHLDYDRYSEQRKANFARQSQQAANDQRSYDKTMEKHRRVKQNVETALRATKDSTAGRLLAKKMKTVLSQEKRFEKEAQSMTQKPLEEEEIRLFFSDIQPLPASKVLIQLEKESLSIDDRVLAQELQLTVRGQEKIGIVGPNGVGKSTLLAKLQQLLNDKKEISLGYMPQDYHKKLQLDLSPIAYLSKTGEKEELQKIQSHLASLNFSYPEMQHQIRSLSGGQQGKLLLLDLVLRKPNFLLLDEPTRNFSPTSQPQIRKLFATYPGGLITVSHDRRFLKEVCSIIYRLTEHGLELVNLEDV